In Microplitis demolitor isolate Queensland-Clemson2020A chromosome 9, iyMicDemo2.1a, whole genome shotgun sequence, one genomic interval encodes:
- the LOC103570525 gene encoding disks large-associated protein 5 isoform X1 → MDRINLFKQKKVPFQSQEARLGRALDVEQKRKHQRAQELNRVRAVDDGIQEGKYNLVASPPRQELKRRLELWRAEKMIKKKIEAAKKKPAFKVGIPHHKIYSPKSTDPPLPHQHGKKKLPKKESPVKRITRATAKRLEAKSNLSKVNPSSKSTNLAKKSPAQTKILANSFKSPSKLVTRTPVKINSKTPVKVTNKTPLKSLRPEVSKSFKSIAPDNYVFKPPAGIESLPILDQTGPTEKELSSRISELIATSFKSTNISHFGRAPANLKTDSIESKVETLGLHEMKKTPINKSIERTRAESPVPAAFSPFIITGRGKNARKEQRDRLLNNSFGGEIPTKETVQSMLNTSLEDKQKTAQYYKYLLGQETEKLEALCRIWEKIQSEETIEDGVFIINQAIGQSKLLIKKKFHRFSLLVADCESNNPETLVGSQDLQGFWEMMGPEIRNCHDRFAKLEKLKEKDWVEEEVEVVAPVVKKVKAVKKNKVMGSSKMKMFIEAARKKKLQEQDAGKQTPDGRILRSRMVKTPEVKLDSSISYINSDQTPGKSILKKKTDGQGLNKSVTKVNFTISDAHQLGTCNDVGVDNQITKKLEFIDHIVDPSEERVPSKAAQLLAQKLFGINRRKRNRNVVELIETGKPSAPDVKTLNPVKEGDLTSKSTVDKATPKQKRARSLTKNKENTTPSRRSSRKSIRLNVSDDCTACEKPR, encoded by the exons atggatcgaattaatttgtttaaacagaaaaaagttCCGTTTCAAAGTCAAGAAGCTCGATTAGGAAGAGCTTTGGACGTTgaacaaaaaagaaaacacCAGAGAGCTCAAGAATTAAATCGGGTACGCGCTGTAGATGATGGTATCCAGGAAGGTAAat ACAATCTTGTAGCGAGTCCGCCGAGACAGGAACTCAAAAGACGATTAGAGCTTTGGCGAGCTGAAaagatgattaaaaaaaaaatagaagctgcgaaaaaaaaaccagCATTTAAAGTTGGAATTCctcatcataaaatttattccccAAAGTCTACGGATCCGCCACTGCCACATCAACACGGCAAGAAAAAACTACCTAAAAAAGAATCACCAGTTAAAAGAATAACACGTGCTACTGCCAAGCGCTTGGAAGCCAAATCAAATTTATCGAAAGTAAATCCTTCATCTAAATCAACAAATTTAGCTAAAAAATCGCCAGCTCAAACAAAAATACTAgcaaactcatttaaatctcCATCAAAACTTGTAACGAGAACAccagttaaaataaatagcaaAACTCCTGTTAAAGTAACTAACAAAACTCCATTAAAATCACTGAGGCCAGAAGTttctaaaagttttaaatcaaTAGCGCCGGATAATTACGTTTTCAAACCACCAGCAGGTATTGAGTCTTTACCAATTCTTGATCAAACTGGACCTACTGAAAAAGAATTATCATCGCGTATTTCTGAGCTCATTGCGACATCATTTAAGTCAACTAACATTTCTCATTTTGGTCGAGCTCCAGCCAATCTGAAGACTGATTCAATTGAATCTAAAGTTGAAACTCTTGGCCTGCATGAAATGAAAAAGACaccaattaataaatcaattgaacGTACGCGAGCTGAATCACCAGTTCCAGCAGCATTTTCCCCTTTTATAATCACAGGTCGCGGTAAAAATGCTCGCAAAGAACAACGCGATCGATTACTTAACAATTCATTTGGTGGAGAAATACCAACCAAGGAAACGGTCCAATCAATGTTGAATACATCACTGGAGGATAAGCAGAAGACCGCACAGTACTACAAATACTTGTTGGGCCAGGAGACAGAGAAACTCGAAGCTCTCTGCCGTATTTGGGAGAAAATTCAATCTGAAGAAACTATAGAGGAtggtgtttttattataaaccaGGCTATTGGCCAGTCCAAgctgttgataaaaaaaaaattccatcgCTTTAGTCTTCTTGTTGCTGATTGCGAGTCAAACAATCCAGAGACGCTTGTTGGGAGCCAGGATCTCCAAGGATTTTGGGAAATGATGGGTCCGGAGATAAGAAACTGTCATGATCGGTTTGCTAAGCTGGAGAAGTTAAAGGAGAAGGATTGGGTTGAGGAAGAGGTGGAAGTAGTGGCTCCAGTGGTAAAAAAAGTGAAAGctgtaaaaaagaataaagttatGGGTTCAAGCAAGATGAAGATGTTCATTGAAGCtgcgaggaaaaaaaaattacaggagCAAGATGCTGGAAAACAAACTCCTGACGGCAGGATCTTGAGAAGCCGCATGGTGAAGACTCCAGAAGTAAAGCTTGACAGTTCTATCAGTTACATTAATTCGGATCAAACTCCTGGTAAAagtattttgaagaaaaaaaccGATGGACaaggattaaataaatctgtgaccaaagttaattttacaatttctgACGCTCATCAACTTGGTACTTGTAATGATGTCGGAGTTGATAATCAAATAACAAAAAAGCTTGAATTTATTGACCACATTGTTGATCCATCAGAAGAACGTGTGCCATCAAAAGCTGCTCAGTTATTGGCACAGAAATTATTTGGCATAAATCGAAGAAAACGAAACCGTAATGTCGttgaattaattgaaactGGTAAACCTTCTGCTCCTGATGTTAAGACTCTGAATCCTGTTAAAGAAGGTGATTTAACTTCCAAATCTACAGTTGACAAAGCTACACCTAAACAAAAAAGAGCTCGTTCGcttactaaaaataaagaaaacacGACTCCTAGTAGAAGATCATCAAGAAAATCTATCAGACTCAATGTATCTGATGATTGTACTGCGTGCGAGAAACctagataa
- the LOC103570525 gene encoding disks large-associated protein 5 isoform X2 has translation MDRINLFKQKKVPFQSQEARLGRALDVEQKRKHQRAQELNRVRAVDDGIQEDNLVASPPRQELKRRLELWRAEKMIKKKIEAAKKKPAFKVGIPHHKIYSPKSTDPPLPHQHGKKKLPKKESPVKRITRATAKRLEAKSNLSKVNPSSKSTNLAKKSPAQTKILANSFKSPSKLVTRTPVKINSKTPVKVTNKTPLKSLRPEVSKSFKSIAPDNYVFKPPAGIESLPILDQTGPTEKELSSRISELIATSFKSTNISHFGRAPANLKTDSIESKVETLGLHEMKKTPINKSIERTRAESPVPAAFSPFIITGRGKNARKEQRDRLLNNSFGGEIPTKETVQSMLNTSLEDKQKTAQYYKYLLGQETEKLEALCRIWEKIQSEETIEDGVFIINQAIGQSKLLIKKKFHRFSLLVADCESNNPETLVGSQDLQGFWEMMGPEIRNCHDRFAKLEKLKEKDWVEEEVEVVAPVVKKVKAVKKNKVMGSSKMKMFIEAARKKKLQEQDAGKQTPDGRILRSRMVKTPEVKLDSSISYINSDQTPGKSILKKKTDGQGLNKSVTKVNFTISDAHQLGTCNDVGVDNQITKKLEFIDHIVDPSEERVPSKAAQLLAQKLFGINRRKRNRNVVELIETGKPSAPDVKTLNPVKEGDLTSKSTVDKATPKQKRARSLTKNKENTTPSRRSSRKSIRLNVSDDCTACEKPR, from the exons atggatcgaattaatttgtttaaacagaaaaaagttCCGTTTCAAAGTCAAGAAGCTCGATTAGGAAGAGCTTTGGACGTTgaacaaaaaagaaaacacCAGAGAGCTCAAGAATTAAATCGGGTACGCGCTGTAGATGATGGTATCCAGGAAG ACAATCTTGTAGCGAGTCCGCCGAGACAGGAACTCAAAAGACGATTAGAGCTTTGGCGAGCTGAAaagatgattaaaaaaaaaatagaagctgcgaaaaaaaaaccagCATTTAAAGTTGGAATTCctcatcataaaatttattccccAAAGTCTACGGATCCGCCACTGCCACATCAACACGGCAAGAAAAAACTACCTAAAAAAGAATCACCAGTTAAAAGAATAACACGTGCTACTGCCAAGCGCTTGGAAGCCAAATCAAATTTATCGAAAGTAAATCCTTCATCTAAATCAACAAATTTAGCTAAAAAATCGCCAGCTCAAACAAAAATACTAgcaaactcatttaaatctcCATCAAAACTTGTAACGAGAACAccagttaaaataaatagcaaAACTCCTGTTAAAGTAACTAACAAAACTCCATTAAAATCACTGAGGCCAGAAGTttctaaaagttttaaatcaaTAGCGCCGGATAATTACGTTTTCAAACCACCAGCAGGTATTGAGTCTTTACCAATTCTTGATCAAACTGGACCTACTGAAAAAGAATTATCATCGCGTATTTCTGAGCTCATTGCGACATCATTTAAGTCAACTAACATTTCTCATTTTGGTCGAGCTCCAGCCAATCTGAAGACTGATTCAATTGAATCTAAAGTTGAAACTCTTGGCCTGCATGAAATGAAAAAGACaccaattaataaatcaattgaacGTACGCGAGCTGAATCACCAGTTCCAGCAGCATTTTCCCCTTTTATAATCACAGGTCGCGGTAAAAATGCTCGCAAAGAACAACGCGATCGATTACTTAACAATTCATTTGGTGGAGAAATACCAACCAAGGAAACGGTCCAATCAATGTTGAATACATCACTGGAGGATAAGCAGAAGACCGCACAGTACTACAAATACTTGTTGGGCCAGGAGACAGAGAAACTCGAAGCTCTCTGCCGTATTTGGGAGAAAATTCAATCTGAAGAAACTATAGAGGAtggtgtttttattataaaccaGGCTATTGGCCAGTCCAAgctgttgataaaaaaaaaattccatcgCTTTAGTCTTCTTGTTGCTGATTGCGAGTCAAACAATCCAGAGACGCTTGTTGGGAGCCAGGATCTCCAAGGATTTTGGGAAATGATGGGTCCGGAGATAAGAAACTGTCATGATCGGTTTGCTAAGCTGGAGAAGTTAAAGGAGAAGGATTGGGTTGAGGAAGAGGTGGAAGTAGTGGCTCCAGTGGTAAAAAAAGTGAAAGctgtaaaaaagaataaagttatGGGTTCAAGCAAGATGAAGATGTTCATTGAAGCtgcgaggaaaaaaaaattacaggagCAAGATGCTGGAAAACAAACTCCTGACGGCAGGATCTTGAGAAGCCGCATGGTGAAGACTCCAGAAGTAAAGCTTGACAGTTCTATCAGTTACATTAATTCGGATCAAACTCCTGGTAAAagtattttgaagaaaaaaaccGATGGACaaggattaaataaatctgtgaccaaagttaattttacaatttctgACGCTCATCAACTTGGTACTTGTAATGATGTCGGAGTTGATAATCAAATAACAAAAAAGCTTGAATTTATTGACCACATTGTTGATCCATCAGAAGAACGTGTGCCATCAAAAGCTGCTCAGTTATTGGCACAGAAATTATTTGGCATAAATCGAAGAAAACGAAACCGTAATGTCGttgaattaattgaaactGGTAAACCTTCTGCTCCTGATGTTAAGACTCTGAATCCTGTTAAAGAAGGTGATTTAACTTCCAAATCTACAGTTGACAAAGCTACACCTAAACAAAAAAGAGCTCGTTCGcttactaaaaataaagaaaacacGACTCCTAGTAGAAGATCATCAAGAAAATCTATCAGACTCAATGTATCTGATGATTGTACTGCGTGCGAGAAACctagataa